TGAAGTTTATTCTAGGCACAAGGGGCAGTCAGCTATCAATTGCACAGACAAACTGGATAGTCTCGGAATTAAAAAAGAAAAACCCGGAACACGAATTTGAGATTGTAACAATTAAAACCAAGGGTGACACAGACGCAAGGCCGCTGTTTACCATCGATCAAAAGGGGATATTTGAAAAAGAAATCGACAAGGCAGTAGCAGACAAACAGATCGACTTTGCAGTTCACAGCCTCAAGGACGTCCCATCGACTCTGATGGAAAACCTCGTGCTTGGATGCGTTCCTGCACGTGAGGATGTAAACGACGTCCTGATCACAAACAGCGGGCACACGCTGCAAACAATTCCTGCAAACTCTGTGGTTGGTACGAGCAGCCTGCGGCGTGCAGTACAGATATCTAGAATAAGAAAGGACCTAACGGTAAAGTCAATACGCGGAAACATAGAAACTAGGATAAAAAAAGTACAGGACGGCAACTATGACGGAATAGTGCTGGCGCAAGCAGGAATACGACGACTCGGCATAAACGTAAAGCATTCCAAGCTCTCCACATCTGATTTTCCACCATCTCCAGGACAGGGAGCAATAGGTATAGTTTGTAGGTCCGATGACAGTAACACACAGAAGATGCTGAGAACAATTGAGGATGAGGACACACGCACAGCAGTTGAAGCAGAGCGTGCACTGTCCACCTTTGTGGACTCTGGATGCCGATTTCCAGTAGGCGCGTACGGCCAGGTAATCGGAACTTCTATGAACCTAACCGTAGTTGCATACTCTATTGACGGAGAAAAGGCAATCACTGTGCAAAAGACAGGAAGCAGATCTGACCCACATGCCCTCGGCAAGGCTGCAGCAGAGGAGCTCCAGCAAAAAGGTGTCCAGGAACTGGCTGCCAACTGGAGAGAAAAACTAGAGGAGTGGAATAGATGAGCGGAACGGTATACCTTGTAGGTGCAGGACCTGGAGATGAAAAACTCATCACGGTACGCGCAGTCGAACTAATCAAGAGCGCAGATGCAGTGCTGTATGACCGACTGGTAAGCGACAAGATAGTCGCACTGATACCAAAAAAGGCACACAAAGTCTACGTCGGGCGAGAGGTCGGAGACGACTACAAGCACCAAGACTCTACAAACAAGATGATGGTGGATCTGGCAAAAAAGCACAAGCGCGTAGTGCGACTGAAGGGTGGAGATCCTTTCATCTTTGGAAGGGGCGGCGAGGAAGCAGAATACCTAAGAAAATACAAAATAAAGTTTGAAATCATTCCGGGAATTACATCTGGAATCGGCTCTGCAGTGTACTCTGGGATACCACTGACGCACCGCAAATACTCGTCATCCGTCGTGTTCGTAACGGGACATGAGGATCCTATGAAGACAAAGTCTCCTGTAAGGTGGAG
The sequence above is drawn from the Candidatus Nitrosotenuis cloacae genome and encodes:
- the hemC gene encoding hydroxymethylbilane synthase: MKFILGTRGSQLSIAQTNWIVSELKKKNPEHEFEIVTIKTKGDTDARPLFTIDQKGIFEKEIDKAVADKQIDFAVHSLKDVPSTLMENLVLGCVPAREDVNDVLITNSGHTLQTIPANSVVGTSSLRRAVQISRIRKDLTVKSIRGNIETRIKKVQDGNYDGIVLAQAGIRRLGINVKHSKLSTSDFPPSPGQGAIGIVCRSDDSNTQKMLRTIEDEDTRTAVEAERALSTFVDSGCRFPVGAYGQVIGTSMNLTVVAYSIDGEKAITVQKTGSRSDPHALGKAAAEELQQKGVQELAANWREKLEEWNR
- the cobA gene encoding uroporphyrinogen-III C-methyltransferase → MSGTVYLVGAGPGDEKLITVRAVELIKSADAVLYDRLVSDKIVALIPKKAHKVYVGREVGDDYKHQDSTNKMMVDLAKKHKRVVRLKGGDPFIFGRGGEEAEYLRKYKIKFEIIPGITSGIGSAVYSGIPLTHRKYSSSVVFVTGHEDPMKTKSPVRWRTLAKSVETIVIMMGLSRIGIISKELIAGGLAKSTPVAVIQNGTTTKHRLVVGTLSNIEKKIQQNQITPPSIIIIGNVVKLHKTVGWK